The DNA segment GTTTGTGCGCTATGCGGCCTTAGTGCGATGGGCGTTTTCTcaagttttgtgtttgtgaACGCCATCAGCTTCGAACACCTGAATCAGAGTAAGCGTTGAAACAGTTCCATTTTCATTCATGCAACGCATTTAATCTGGATAGTTCATCGGCACATTCACGCACGAATAGAGAAATGTTTTCCAACATTTTCTTACATTTTCCCTTTTCTGTAGATGTTTGGTGGAAAAACTCGGCAGTCCCATGGTTGGTGTTTGAAGTCGTATTAGGAATAAAGCTGGTCTTCATGTTGGTCGGCCTGCTCCTATGGGGACACTTGCTATGTAGTCACATACATCTGTGTAAGTGTTTTAATTAATGAGGTATTTTATTACGTGTAGTAGATGTGACAGTCGCGAACTAAATGATACATTTAGTAGCTACAATTGCAACCAAATAGTACCTCACATCTGAAATAGgcttttttaaagttatgcTGTACGTAGTAGATTGCAAGTTGTGTTATATTTTAGACTACATCGGCATGTCCTCATACGAGTACATGATTTGGAAGCGGACGAGGGATGAAACCACATCTGTTCAATCCCTCGAAACATCGGGTACATATTGAATTGAAACTATACAAATATAAGTTGTCTGAGCGTAATTTCACATAAAATCTACCATTTGCAAATGTGTTGATTTCAGGTCCAGATGTCCAGCTGGTGGAGGAGACACAAACTGCTTCTCCACCTCCCAGAAGCCCTTCCATCGCTTCTGGGCGACTGGACACTAGTTCACCTCCGGCAGACCAGGGTGTAGCAGTGGCCTTGAATCAGTTGTCGAATGTGGCAATTACGGAGGCATTGTCTAGCTTTGCTAATTATTTATACGATGAAAATGCCTCCGTTTCTGACTTGGTGGAGGACGCAATATTTGTTGCGGCTTCTGACCTTTTGCCGACAGTAGCTCCGTCGATAAGTTCGCTACATGTCTCGCCATCGGTTGCTGAGCATCCGGTGGAGGTAAAGGGTTCAGATCCTGCATATTTCGGCCCTTTCATTCCAAACGTCAATCTAAGATTGGCAAAGAGTTTCGACGATCTTTCTCGGCAATCTGTGTTGGGAGAGTTCGCTCATTCCTCGTCGCGTTCTAAATCCCTTTCGGATATTGCCTATATGAGTGGCGTTTGTTTGCAACCACTGCAAGCAAGCACCGCTGTATACGTTGACGTTTGGGAGGAAGAACGGACCGAGGTAATGAGTGGTGTGGACACTCCCAACGCACGTCGTCAAGAGAGTGACTCGACGCTTTCGGATATTGCTGGCGGATCCACCAATTCGCCAATGACCGAGGTGACTGGCTACACCCAGGTGAAGGACCTGATCCGTCTTCCAGTCACCAGTCTTAAACCGGCCTCGCCCAACCATGGGACAAATGAATTAAGCCAGCACATACATGGGGATGGTCCCAAATATGTTTCCATTAATATGGAAGACATAGAAactaagaaaagaaaaacgaaatcTATATTTGATCGTTTAAGGATGACACTTCTTAAAAAAAGAGGCAAAGTTCATCCGATCGCGGACGTGTGAAGCAAGTCTATCGCCAAACTTAGTTTATGATTACACTCTACGTTGTTTCATCGTCTTTTgtgattaaactttttatgcTGAAAAATCATGTGCTGTTTTAAACTATAGCCTATGTAGCTTATAACTAGATGGGCACTGGGAGTAAATCTGATTCCCTTTGAAATGATGAAAGTAAGCGGCTTTTACTACAATTAGTGACTCAGCATATTCGTTAATA comes from the Clavelina lepadiformis chromosome 5, kaClaLepa1.1, whole genome shotgun sequence genome and includes:
- the LOC143461180 gene encoding uncharacterized protein LOC143461180, with amino-acid sequence MVTCGSKSAILPVSLPTESKPFVRRNGWHAPRHHYQVLAWFIIILFAGIFFGIEVPAMPSVWQLLAYAIISPLYLALVTIIIIATTSDPADDHVIGHIYQPLRIFRKFDRSARPHVIVDHICWLCEVPVGNKSKHCGSCNKCVENFDHHCRWLNNCVGGKNYRYFIGVVVCALCGLSAMGVFSSFVFVNAISFEHLNQNVWWKNSAVPWLVFEVVLGIKLVFMLVGLLLWGHLLCSHIHLYYIGMSSYEYMIWKRTRDETTSVQSLETSGPDVQLVEETQTASPPPRSPSIASGRLDTSSPPADQGVAVALNQLSNVAITEALSSFANYLYDENASVSDLVEDAIFVAASDLLPTVAPSISSLHVSPSVAEHPVEVKGSDPAYFGPFIPNVNLRLAKSFDDLSRQSVLGEFAHSSSRSKSLSDIAYMSGVCLQPLQASTAVYVDVWEEERTEVMSGVDTPNARRQESDSTLSDIAGGSTNSPMTEVTGYTQVKDLIRLPVTSLKPASPNHGTNELSQHIHGDGPKYVSINMEDIETKKRKTKSIFDRLRMTLLKKRGKVHPIADV